A region of bacterium DNA encodes the following proteins:
- a CDS encoding DsrE family protein, whose protein sequence is MRVFIVVTHPPYGNETTRSALRVARRLRKDPDTELALFLMADSVYCARKGEANAEGVYNPELGLVYSAPQMLAAIMDTAEVFACGTCMGERGFKEDELLEGVHVGTLDVIAEYTAKADKVLTF, encoded by the coding sequence TTCATCGTCGTCACCCACCCGCCCTACGGGAACGAGACCACCCGGTCGGCTCTGCGCGTCGCCCGGCGGCTACGGAAAGACCCGGACACCGAGCTGGCGCTCTTTCTGATGGCCGACTCCGTTTACTGCGCCCGCAAAGGGGAAGCCAACGCCGAGGGTGTATACAACCCCGAGCTGGGCCTCGTCTACTCGGCGCCGCAGATGCTGGCCGCCATCATGGACACCGCGGAGGTCTTCGCCTGCGGTACCTGCATGGGCGAGCGCGGCTTCAAGGAGGACGAGCTCCTCGAGGGCGTCCACGTCGGCACCCTGGACGTTATCGCCGAGTACACCGCCAAGGCGGACAAAGTCCTAACCTTCTGA
- a CDS encoding SDR family oxidoreductase, producing the protein MERPVTLVTGCSSGIGLATAVELARAGHKVYATMRDLGKKGPLLAACAAAGVEVELLPLDLTDPATIAAAAERVRAVDGRLTNLVNNAGFAYLGVLEDFSDAEILDQFDTNVFGVLRVTRAFLPLMRADGSRRRTLVVVGSTAGRAGYPLMGLYSATKFTLIGLVEEWRLELRPLGIRAVSIEPYSTRTEFAGASLKRPSKWSDGPDSPYADLLRIVPKRFAEMAHGRQAADPRVAARTIRRAISARSPGLHWTSGGFAGLSMFFKRYAPNEFTTWVVRLMAGIAGLRPPRR; encoded by the coding sequence ATGGAGCGACCCGTGACCCTGGTGACCGGCTGCTCGTCGGGAATCGGCCTGGCGACGGCGGTGGAGCTCGCCCGGGCGGGGCATAAGGTCTACGCGACGATGCGCGACCTGGGGAAGAAGGGGCCGCTCCTGGCGGCCTGCGCCGCGGCCGGGGTGGAGGTCGAGCTCCTCCCGCTGGACCTGACCGACCCGGCGACCATCGCCGCCGCGGCGGAGCGCGTCCGCGCCGTGGACGGGCGCCTGACCAATCTGGTCAACAACGCCGGTTTCGCCTACCTGGGCGTCCTGGAGGACTTCTCCGACGCGGAGATTCTCGACCAGTTCGACACCAACGTCTTCGGCGTGCTGCGGGTGACGCGGGCCTTCCTGCCGCTCATGCGGGCCGACGGCTCGCGCAGGCGGACGCTGGTGGTGGTCGGCTCCACGGCGGGCCGGGCGGGATACCCCCTCATGGGCCTCTACTCGGCGACCAAGTTCACCCTTATCGGCCTGGTGGAGGAGTGGCGGCTGGAGCTGCGACCGCTGGGCATCCGGGCGGTCAGTATCGAGCCGTACTCCACGAGGACCGAGTTCGCCGGCGCCTCGCTCAAGCGTCCGTCTAAGTGGAGCGACGGACCCGATTCGCCCTACGCCGATCTCCTGCGCATCGTCCCGAAACGCTTCGCCGAGATGGCCCACGGCCGACAGGCGGCGGACCCGCGGGTCGCGGCGCGCACCATCCGCCGGGCGATAAGCGCCCGCAGCCCCGGCCTCCACTGGACGAGCGGGGGCTTCGCCGGGCTCTCGATGTTCTTCAAGCGCTACGCGCCCAACGAGTTCACCACCTGGGTGGTGCGGCTGATGGCGGGGATCGCCGGCCTGCGTCCCCCGAGGCGCTGA
- a CDS encoding aspartate 1-decarboxylase, whose product MALYRMVGGKIHRATVTEKELDYEGSIAVDPELYERAGFRPGELLQVYNLANGARFETYLIAAPRGSGMVSVRGAAAHLAAVGDKLIIVNVLMLDPSELEGHRLRVVRVDERNRPVEDTKA is encoded by the coding sequence ATGGCGCTCTATCGCATGGTCGGCGGGAAGATACACCGCGCCACGGTGACCGAAAAAGAGCTGGACTACGAGGGCTCGATAGCCGTGGACCCCGAGCTTTACGAACGGGCGGGCTTTCGGCCCGGGGAGCTCTTGCAGGTTTACAACCTGGCCAACGGCGCCCGCTTCGAGACGTATTTGATCGCCGCGCCGCGCGGCTCGGGGATGGTGAGCGTCCGCGGCGCCGCCGCCCACCTGGCCGCCGTCGGCGACAAGCTCATCATCGTCAACGTCCTCATGCTGGACCCCTCCGAGCTCGAAGGCCACCGGCTCCGGGTGGTCCGGGTGGACGAGCGCAACCGTCCGGTGGAGGATACCAAAGCCTGA